The Mytilus galloprovincialis chromosome 2, xbMytGall1.hap1.1, whole genome shotgun sequence genome has a window encoding:
- the LOC143063075 gene encoding uncharacterized protein LOC143063075 has translation MGPHQTVNFLAGINIPPIAVKNLKIREREIGKTIEKCAEMSCQKALQEEIDLSRDEDDNLNGPSITVSFDGAWQKRGSGRSYSSLTGHATMIGEKTGKCVSQGTKSADCRKCMYVDEKGVGQHDCRKNHSGSAKSMEPNLAVEMVQDLQCKGCTVSCIIMDDDTTTLARLKQNINSDIVKRSDKNHQRKNIVSDLYRLHEKHKGKLSTSTISYLTKDLDYAIAQNQNHAEQLSQNIYAIIPHSFGDHSKCDLLWCNYHKDPENYKHKSLPYGKDLNGQEMFADLSKLFDSYAKNSHKLANCGSSQGNESLNQIIALKAPKAKHFGSSQSLPFRVCVGVIQKNEGRSYIPQVYDAHKLSPGKFTVMHTAKIDKKRKHDKVNASTREAKRKRLVKKGKFNLNIKAKEIREGITYATSISAPANSREKADDISPIPDPEPEVTEDPVSLKDETFVYFDLETTGFGTDCDIIQLAAAYANQNYNRYMVPSQRISPSASKVTGFSKSGLILYKNGEIMQTDEETEILKQFISWLPKKCILIGHNSKIFDSRILTKALQNNNVMKDFELKCVGFIDTLSLTKELLPDRKTSKQAYNQESLVKDIVGISYDAHNAIGDVQSLQQLINTLKVSPRMLEKHSFSVRYTVNMNSKLQLTKSRLESFNNIPPTFCSKTMLNKIAKSGLRLNHLILAGNRGGVDGIRELLTEQIDGKPRVTKDKKILDSISEHIMSLQS, from the exons ATGGGTCCACACCAGACAGTCAATTTTCTTGCTGGCATTAACATCCCCCCAATAGCAGTTAAGAATTTAAAGATCAGAGAAAGAGAAATCGGTAAAACCATTGAAAAGTGTGCTGAAATGTCTTGTCAGAAAGCTTTACAAGAAGAAATAGATTTAAGCAG agATGAAGATGATAATTTAAATGGACCTTCAATAACAGTTTCTTTTGATGGTGCTTGGCAGAAAAGAGGAAGTGGAAGAAGCTACAGTAGCTTGACAG GTCATGCTACAATGATTGGTGAAAAAACTGGAAAATGTGTGAGTCAAGGAACTAAATCAGCAGATTGCAGGAAGTGTATGTATGTGGATGAAAAGGGAGTTGGACAGCACGATTGTAGGAAAAATCACAGTGGAAGTGCAAAGTCGATGGAGCCAAACTTAGCCGTTGAAATGGTACAGGACCTGCAATGCAAAGGATGCACAGTTTCATGTATAATAATGGATGACGATACCACTACTCTAGCTAGActtaaacaaaacattaattcTGATATTGTTAAAAGGTCAGACAAAAACCAccaaagaaaaaatattgttaGTGACTTATACCGCTTACATGAAAAACACAAAGGTAAATTGTCAACAAGTACTATAAGCTACTTGACAAAAGATTTAGATTATGCGATAGCTCAAAACCAGAATCATGCAGAACAATTAAGCCAGAATATTTATGCCATCATTCCCCATTCTTTTGGTGATCATTCTAAATGTGACTTATTATGGTGTAACTACCATAAAGATCCAGAAAATTACAAACACAAAAGTCTTCCGTATGGCAAAGATTTAAACGGACAGGAAATGTTTGCTGATCTATCAAAATTGTTTGATTCTTACGCAAAGAACTCACATAAATTAGCTAACTGTGGCAGCTCACAAGGAAACGAATCCTTAAATCAAATTATCGCGTTAAAGGCACCAAAAGCTAAGCATTTCGGTAGTAGTCAATCCCTTCCTTTCCGAGTATGCGTGGGTGTTATTCAGAAAAACGAAGGTCGTTCTTATATACCTCAAGTATACGACGCTCATAAATTGTCACCGGGAAAATTTACAGTAATGCATACGGCAAAAATAGACAAAAAGCGCAAGCATGACAAAGTGAATGCAAGTACCCGGGAGGCAAAGAGAAAAAGACTAGtcaaaaaaggaaaattcaaCTTAAATATAAAGGCCAAAGAAATACGAGAAGGCATTACATATGCAACCTCTATATCTGCACCAGCAAATTCGAGAGAGAAAGCTGATGATATTTCACCCATTCCTGATCCTGAACCAGAAGTGACGGAAGATCCCGTGTCTTTGAAAGACGAAACATTTGTTTACTTTGACCTTGAAACTACAGGATTCG GTACTGATTGTGATATCATTCAATTAGCTGCAGCATATGCCAACCAAAATTATAATCGGTATATGGTACCCAGTCAGCGTATCTCGCCATCTGCCTCTAAAGTAACTGGGTTTTCAAAAAGTggtttaattttgtataaaaacgGGGAAATTATGCAGACAGACGaagaaactgaaattttaaagCAGTTTATTTCTTGGCTTCCAAAAAAATGCATTCTGATTGGTCACAATTCAAAAATTTTTGATTCCAGGATTCTGACTAAggctttacaaaataataatgtCATGAAAGATTTTGAATTAAAATGCGTTGGATTTATTGACACCTTATCATTGACGAAAGAACTACTACCAGACAGAAAGACAAGTAAGCAGGCATACAACCAGGAATCACTCGTGAAAGATATTGTTGGAATAAGTTATGATGCACACAATGCCATTGGTGATGTGCAATCCCTGCAACAGCTTATCAACACGTTAAAAGTTTCTCCAAGAATGCTAGAAAAACACAGCTTCTCTGTTCGCTACACAGTAAACATGAACAGTAAGCTGCAGCTAACTAAATCTAGACTGGAGTCATTTAACAACATACCACCTACTTTTTGTTCAAAGACAATGCTGAACAAAATTGCCAAATCCGGTTTACGGTTAAACCATCTCATCCTTGCAGGAAATAGAGGAGGTGTTGATGGTATACGCGAATTGCTTACAGAACAGATCGACGGGAAGCCCCGAGTTACCAAAGACAAGAAGATACTGGACTCGATTTCAGAACATATTATGTCATTGCaaagctag